One region of Mucilaginibacter gotjawali genomic DNA includes:
- a CDS encoding c-type cytochrome, whose amino-acid sequence MKTLNKKNLMGIVVILVGILIFLSINGCFVSEKVAAKSGAQLWAENCQRCHNMPSPATFSPDQWETVGMHMQTRALLTKAERDKIVEFLKQ is encoded by the coding sequence ATGAAAACTTTAAATAAAAAGAATTTAATGGGTATAGTGGTGATCCTTGTTGGAATCCTGATATTTTTATCCATCAACGGCTGCTTTGTAAGTGAAAAAGTAGCCGCAAAAAGCGGCGCCCAGCTATGGGCCGAAAATTGCCAGCGCTGCCATAATATGCCATCTCCTGCCACCTTTTCGCCGGACCAATGGGAAACAGTTGGCATGCACATGCAAACCCGCGCGCTGCTTACCAAAGCTGAACGCGATAAAATAGTGGAATTTTTAAAACAATAA
- a CDS encoding c-type cytochrome, giving the protein MKSPFPKSIFLGLLVAVAITALTSSVACAQSKPWIAPAVAQAMKNPVASTPDVLKAAKTLYITNCAPCHGEKGKGDGPAAASLTPHPADHTSAALRNEPDGSLFWKLSEGRTPMPQYKKILTETQRWQLIDYIRSLSKSK; this is encoded by the coding sequence ATGAAATCACCATTCCCCAAAAGCATTTTTTTAGGTTTACTTGTAGCAGTAGCAATTACTGCATTAACCAGTTCAGTTGCGTGTGCGCAATCAAAACCATGGATAGCGCCTGCCGTTGCACAAGCTATGAAAAATCCAGTTGCTTCAACACCGGATGTGCTGAAAGCCGCGAAAACACTTTACATAACTAACTGCGCGCCTTGCCATGGCGAAAAAGGTAAAGGAGACGGCCCGGCTGCGGCTTCATTAACGCCACACCCTGCTGACCATACTTCAGCTGCGCTGCGTAATGAACCGGACGGCTCATTATTCTGGAAACTTTCTGAAGGAAGAACCCCGATGCCTCAATATAAAAAAATATTGACCGAAACACAGAGATGGCAACTGATCGATTACATACGCAGTCTCAGCAAATCAAAATAA
- a CDS encoding GlxA family transcriptional regulator: MKHVSVLVPNSPCILSSVIGAFKVFNTVNMTLEKQGKKPFFNIKLVGLSKETSLYDGLFVVRPEALIGEVSKTDLIVIPAFNGDISSCLKLNLDYIPWITEQYKQGAEVASLCTGAFLLASTGLLKGKKCSTHWVAADAFRQAFPDVKLQPEKIITDELGMYSSGGAYSFLNLMIYLVEKYCGREMAVYCSKMLEIEIERKSQSPFAIFTGQKTHEDEPIKKAQLFMENNVNSKVSVDQLSDMFSISRRNFERRFKKATSNTPVEYLQRVKIEAAKKSLESSRENINEVMYSVGYSDSKAFRTMFKKITGLSPISYRNKYNREMAVK, translated from the coding sequence ATGAAACACGTATCGGTTTTAGTGCCAAACAGCCCCTGCATATTAAGCAGCGTAATTGGCGCCTTTAAGGTATTTAACACCGTAAATATGACTCTTGAAAAGCAGGGAAAAAAGCCGTTTTTTAACATTAAGCTGGTAGGGCTCAGTAAAGAAACATCGCTGTATGACGGGCTGTTTGTAGTGCGGCCCGAGGCATTGATAGGCGAAGTATCTAAAACGGACCTCATTGTAATACCCGCATTTAACGGGGATATTTCTTCGTGCCTAAAACTGAACCTGGATTATATTCCATGGATAACTGAACAGTACAAACAGGGGGCTGAAGTTGCCAGCCTTTGTACCGGGGCATTTTTACTGGCCTCAACGGGTTTATTAAAAGGCAAAAAATGCTCGACCCACTGGGTTGCGGCTGACGCCTTCAGGCAAGCCTTCCCGGATGTAAAATTACAACCCGAAAAAATTATAACCGACGAACTGGGCATGTACTCAAGCGGGGGCGCTTATTCTTTTTTAAACCTGATGATTTACCTGGTTGAAAAATATTGCGGCCGCGAAATGGCAGTATATTGCTCAAAAATGCTGGAAATTGAGATTGAACGTAAAAGCCAGTCGCCATTTGCCATTTTTACCGGGCAAAAAACACACGAAGACGAGCCGATAAAAAAGGCACAATTGTTTATGGAAAACAATGTAAACAGCAAAGTTTCTGTCGACCAGCTTTCGGATATGTTTTCCATCAGCCGCCGGAATTTTGAGCGCCGGTTTAAAAAAGCCACGTCCAATACCCCCGTTGAATACCTGCAAAGGGTAAAAATTGAAGCCGCCAAAAAAAGCCTTGAATCAAGCCGCGAGAACATTAATGAAGTGATGTATTCGGTTGGTTATTCAGACAGCAAGGCCTTTCGCACGATGTTTAAAAAAATAACCGGGCTTTCGCCTATTAGTTACCGAAATAAATATAACAGGGAAATGGCAGTAAAATAA
- a CDS encoding VOC family protein: MDATTNALNWFEISVGDMARAKKFYEEVFSIDLHETEMMGMKMAFFPGDGMTGKVGGGLVEGPFHKPSADGAKIYLNANPDLDIALGKVEAAGGKVTMPKTKITDEIGYMAFFIDSEGNGMAMHSNN, from the coding sequence ATGGATGCAACAACAAATGCTTTAAACTGGTTCGAAATATCTGTTGGTGATATGGCCAGGGCGAAAAAATTTTATGAAGAAGTTTTTTCGATTGATTTACATGAAACCGAAATGATGGGTATGAAAATGGCATTTTTCCCGGGCGATGGCATGACCGGAAAAGTTGGCGGAGGCCTGGTTGAGGGCCCATTTCACAAACCATCTGCTGACGGTGCTAAAATATACCTGAATGCCAACCCCGATCTGGATATTGCCTTAGGCAAGGTTGAAGCTGCAGGCGGAAAAGTAACTATGCCAAAAACGAAGATAACCGATGAGATTGGTTACATGGCTTTTTTTATTGATTCTGAAGGTAATGGTATGGCCATGCATTCAAATAATTAA
- a CDS encoding M1 family metallopeptidase produces the protein MIPRIKLLLVAVFAGINCYAQTTLPVPVNIQASYSKGTRSVNGEPGKNYWQNHADYTLKINFDPHSRLLNGTVSVDYMNNSPDTLKEVDFKLYPNLYKKGSVRNMPVLPADVGDGVRIKQLSINQQKQDEKKWIIDGTNMTVKTPAVLPGQSIHFDIAYAYTLNKTSHIRTGQVDSGAFFIAYFFPRIAVYDDIDGWNQQHYQGTQEFYNDFCHFNAEITVPGSYEVWATGNLKNADEVLKDKFVKRLTEAAKEDKVTDIFTEDDLRAGNITANKTANTWKFEADSVTDVAFAISNHYLWKSSSLVVDPATGRRTRVDAVFNQHHEDYFEVINYARKTVESMSYRFPKWPYPYPHETVFDGLDQMEYPMMVNDNPETKAEDGIELTDHEIFHTMFPFYMGVNETKYAWMDEGWATIGEWLISPMIDPKVTDTFAIEGYENNAGTESDPPIITLSTLLEGVAYETNSYPKPGLGYLYVKDMLGDEVFTKALHHYISLWHGRHPMPYDFFNCMNEGAGENLNWFWKSWFFDNGVPDLAIGNVQIADSHCTVTINNIGKKPVPVDLTAIYTDGSTYHMHQSIACWKDGNTSFTLNFTANKKIKTLVLGGDFDADVNKANNVWRQ, from the coding sequence ATGATACCCCGTATTAAATTATTACTGGTTGCCGTTTTCGCAGGCATCAATTGTTATGCACAAACTACTTTGCCGGTACCGGTAAACATCCAGGCTTCGTATTCAAAAGGCACAAGATCCGTTAACGGCGAACCCGGTAAAAATTACTGGCAAAACCATGCCGATTATACCCTTAAAATAAATTTCGACCCGCACAGCCGTTTACTGAATGGCACCGTATCTGTTGATTATATGAATAACAGCCCCGATACTTTAAAAGAGGTTGATTTTAAGCTTTATCCTAATTTATATAAAAAAGGATCTGTTCGTAACATGCCGGTATTACCTGCGGATGTAGGAGATGGTGTCCGGATAAAACAATTGAGTATCAATCAGCAAAAGCAGGATGAAAAAAAATGGATCATTGACGGAACAAATATGACGGTAAAAACGCCTGCCGTTTTACCAGGGCAATCCATACATTTCGACATTGCCTATGCTTACACACTTAACAAAACATCGCATATACGTACCGGGCAGGTAGATAGCGGCGCTTTCTTTATCGCCTATTTTTTTCCGAGGATTGCCGTTTATGATGATATTGACGGGTGGAACCAGCAGCATTACCAGGGCACTCAGGAGTTTTATAATGACTTTTGCCATTTTAATGCAGAGATCACTGTTCCCGGCAGCTATGAAGTTTGGGCCACCGGTAATTTGAAAAACGCTGATGAGGTTTTGAAGGATAAATTTGTAAAAAGATTAACAGAAGCTGCGAAGGAAGATAAGGTCACTGATATTTTCACTGAAGACGACCTGAGAGCGGGCAACATTACCGCCAATAAAACAGCCAATACATGGAAGTTTGAGGCCGACAGCGTTACCGATGTTGCATTTGCAATAAGCAACCATTACTTATGGAAATCAAGCAGCCTGGTGGTTGACCCTGCCACAGGCAGGCGCACCAGGGTTGACGCCGTTTTTAACCAGCATCATGAAGATTATTTTGAGGTGATCAATTATGCAAGAAAAACGGTGGAGTCCATGAGTTACCGGTTCCCGAAATGGCCCTACCCCTACCCGCACGAAACCGTTTTTGACGGGCTTGACCAGATGGAATACCCGATGATGGTTAATGATAACCCTGAAACAAAAGCCGAAGACGGTATTGAACTAACGGATCATGAGATCTTTCATACCATGTTCCCTTTTTATATGGGTGTAAATGAAACTAAATATGCCTGGATGGATGAAGGCTGGGCAACTATTGGCGAATGGCTGATCAGTCCGATGATCGATCCGAAGGTGACGGACACCTTTGCTATTGAAGGATATGAGAACAATGCGGGCACTGAAAGCGATCCGCCCATAATCACTTTAAGTACCTTACTTGAGGGCGTAGCTTACGAAACCAATTCGTATCCTAAACCCGGCCTTGGATATCTTTATGTAAAGGATATGCTTGGAGACGAGGTTTTTACCAAAGCATTGCATCATTATATCAGCCTTTGGCATGGAAGGCATCCCATGCCTTATGACTTTTTTAATTGTATGAATGAGGGTGCAGGCGAAAATTTAAATTGGTTTTGGAAAAGCTGGTTTTTTGATAATGGCGTACCCGACCTGGCCATAGGTAATGTTCAAATAGCCGACAGCCATTGTACGGTTACTATCAATAATATCGGCAAAAAACCTGTACCGGTAGACCTGACTGCTATTTATACCGACGGTAGCACCTATCATATGCATCAAAGCATTGCCTGCTGGAAAGATGGCAACACTTCATTCACGCTAAATTTTACAGCCAATAAAAAAATAAAAACACTTGTACTTGGCGGAGATTTTGACGCCGATGTAAATAAAGCGAATAACGTTTGGCGGCAATAG
- a CDS encoding NUDIX hydrolase, with amino-acid sequence MLTKKGLKEFCADARENYLPHISIDCVVFGFHEGIMKVLVLKVQNEDEWYLPGGFMLKNEPIEKAANRILKERTTLDKIFLQQFHVFGDPERSKEHFDMYKDMLPAKENWFANRFLTIGYYALVDFFETSPNPDQFAESCQWRGLDDLPDFKLDHALILKTALDTLRLQLNYQPIGYNLMPKEFTMPELQKLYEAILDKKLDRRNFQRRMLGFGILTRSDEPRKGGAHKAPYLYSFDLENYEAALREGFKGGW; translated from the coding sequence ATGTTAACCAAAAAAGGACTTAAAGAGTTTTGCGCTGATGCCCGCGAAAATTATTTACCCCACATATCTATTGATTGTGTGGTATTTGGCTTTCATGAGGGCATTATGAAAGTACTGGTACTAAAAGTTCAAAACGAAGACGAATGGTACCTGCCTGGCGGTTTTATGTTAAAAAATGAGCCTATAGAAAAGGCCGCTAACCGGATATTGAAGGAGCGCACCACCCTTGATAAGATTTTTTTGCAGCAGTTTCATGTATTTGGCGACCCGGAACGTTCAAAAGAGCATTTTGATATGTACAAGGACATGCTTCCGGCTAAAGAAAATTGGTTTGCAAACAGGTTTTTAACTATCGGCTATTATGCATTGGTTGATTTTTTTGAAACAAGCCCTAACCCCGACCAGTTTGCAGAGTCGTGCCAATGGCGTGGGCTTGACGACCTGCCCGATTTTAAATTGGATCATGCGCTGATATTAAAAACCGCGCTGGATACTTTAAGGCTGCAGCTGAATTACCAGCCGATAGGTTATAACCTGATGCCAAAAGAATTCACCATGCCCGAATTACAAAAACTGTATGAAGCTATCCTTGACAAAAAACTCGACAGGAGAAACTTTCAGCGGCGTATGCTTGGCTTTGGTATTTTAACCCGGTCAGACGAACCGCGAAAAGGCGGCGCGCATAAGGCCCCTTACCTTTATTCTTTCGACCTTGAAAACTATGAAGCTGCATTGAGAGAAGGTTTTAAGGGTGGATGGTAA
- the bglX gene encoding beta-glucosidase BglX — protein MKTLFSSVKALLLFLFTLPFYNASAQKKGDDPKMNAFVSSLMSRMTLDEKIGQLNLVTGGVPTTGSVVNKGIEESIKKGNIGGMFGIWGADKVKQVQDIAVKNSRLHIPMIFGLDVIHGHETVFPIPLGVSATWDMGLIEQSAHIAAKEATAEGLNWVFSPMVDIARDPRWGRISEGAGEDPWLGSQIAKAMVKGYQGSSMMNADAVMACVKHFALYGGAEAGREYNTVDMSLIKMYQDYLPPYKAAVDAGAGSFMSSFNTINGVPATGNRWLLTKLLRDQWGFKGFVVSDYTAVNELTNHGLGDLQTVSALALKAGLDMDMVGEGFLTTLKQSLKEGKVTQQEIDLACRRVLEAKYKLGLFNNPYKSIDPAREDKDVLTPENRAFSRKIAEHSFVLLKNNKQTLPLKKSGTIALVGPLADNHSEMLGTWVVAGDPKKSVSVREGIKNVAGNDVNVLYAKGSNITEDSLLNARSFFFGMKQEKDSRSPQQMIDEAVETAKKADVVVAVVGESANMSGESSSRSDINIPESQRDLLRALVQTGKPLVIVLFNGRPLTLVWENKHADAILDAWAPGTEAGNAIADVLFGNYNPAGKITATFPQSVGQIPIYYNHKNTGRPYDPAAPAKFKSDYIDISNDPLFPFGYGLSYTTFNYGDIKLNKTNLKGNETLKATVKVTNTGKYAGEEVVQLYISDPVASISRSVKELKGYQKISLQPGESRMVTFDINTAALKFYNDQLVYDWEPGQFIIQIGTNSSDIHSASVQWLK, from the coding sequence ATGAAAACACTATTTTCATCGGTTAAAGCGCTTCTGCTTTTTTTATTTACGCTGCCATTTTACAATGCATCGGCGCAAAAAAAGGGAGATGACCCTAAAATGAATGCCTTTGTCAGCAGCCTGATGAGCCGGATGACGTTGGACGAAAAGATCGGCCAGTTAAATTTAGTTACAGGCGGCGTACCTACAACGGGATCTGTAGTTAATAAAGGAATTGAGGAAAGTATAAAAAAAGGAAATATCGGCGGGATGTTTGGCATCTGGGGTGCTGATAAGGTAAAACAAGTTCAGGATATCGCCGTAAAAAACTCCAGGCTGCATATCCCCATGATATTCGGGCTCGATGTTATTCACGGGCATGAAACTGTTTTTCCTATACCCCTGGGTGTATCAGCTACCTGGGATATGGGGCTTATTGAACAATCGGCCCATATTGCAGCAAAAGAGGCTACCGCCGAAGGTTTAAACTGGGTTTTTTCGCCAATGGTTGACATCGCCCGCGACCCGCGCTGGGGAAGGATCTCTGAAGGCGCCGGTGAAGACCCCTGGCTTGGCTCGCAAATTGCAAAAGCAATGGTGAAAGGCTACCAGGGGAGCAGCATGATGAACGCTGACGCGGTGATGGCATGTGTAAAACACTTTGCTTTATATGGAGGCGCCGAAGCCGGACGCGAATACAATACTGTTGACATGAGCCTGATAAAAATGTACCAGGATTACCTGCCACCCTACAAGGCTGCAGTTGATGCCGGTGCAGGTAGCTTCATGAGCTCGTTTAATACCATAAACGGCGTACCCGCAACCGGCAACCGCTGGCTGCTTACCAAACTGCTGCGCGACCAATGGGGATTTAAAGGTTTTGTTGTTTCAGACTATACAGCGGTAAATGAATTAACCAATCATGGTTTGGGCGACTTGCAAACGGTATCGGCACTTGCGCTAAAAGCCGGCCTGGATATGGATATGGTTGGCGAAGGGTTTCTAACCACACTTAAACAGTCATTAAAAGAAGGCAAAGTTACGCAACAGGAAATTGACCTGGCATGCCGCCGGGTGCTGGAGGCGAAGTACAAACTTGGTTTGTTCAATAATCCTTATAAATCGATCGACCCGGCAAGAGAAGATAAAGATGTGCTTACCCCGGAGAACCGGGCATTTTCAAGAAAAATTGCTGAACACTCTTTCGTACTGTTAAAAAACAACAAGCAAACGCTGCCCCTGAAAAAATCAGGCACAATTGCACTGGTTGGGCCACTGGCTGATAATCACTCAGAAATGCTGGGTACCTGGGTTGTGGCAGGCGATCCCAAAAAATCAGTAAGTGTGCGTGAGGGGATAAAAAATGTTGCAGGCAATGATGTTAATGTTTTATACGCAAAGGGATCAAACATAACTGAGGACTCACTTTTAAATGCCCGTTCGTTTTTCTTTGGTATGAAACAGGAAAAGGACAGTCGCAGCCCCCAGCAAATGATAGATGAAGCAGTTGAAACAGCCAAAAAGGCCGACGTGGTAGTTGCGGTGGTTGGTGAGTCAGCAAATATGTCCGGCGAATCTTCCAGCAGATCGGATATTAATATCCCTGAAAGCCAACGCGATCTTTTAAGAGCACTGGTTCAAACCGGCAAACCATTGGTTATCGTGTTGTTTAATGGCCGCCCGCTTACCCTGGTTTGGGAAAATAAACATGCAGATGCCATTTTGGATGCCTGGGCGCCGGGTACCGAAGCTGGAAATGCTATTGCTGATGTGCTTTTTGGTAATTATAACCCTGCCGGAAAAATTACAGCAACATTCCCGCAAAGCGTTGGGCAAATACCTATATATTATAACCACAAAAACACCGGAAGACCTTATGACCCGGCAGCGCCCGCCAAATTCAAATCGGATTATATTGATATTTCAAACGATCCATTATTCCCATTCGGTTACGGGCTTAGTTATACTACTTTTAATTATGGCGATATAAAATTGAACAAAACCAACCTAAAGGGTAACGAAACCCTAAAGGCAACGGTAAAGGTAACCAATACCGGAAAATATGCAGGTGAGGAAGTAGTGCAGTTGTATATAAGCGATCCTGTGGCGAGTATTAGCCGCTCTGTAAAAGAATTAAAAGGCTATCAAAAAATATCCCTGCAACCGGGTGAAAGCCGGATGGTAACATTTGATATCAACACAGCTGCACTTAAATTTTATAATGACCAGCTGGTATATGATTGGGAACCTGGCCAGTTTATCATTCAAATAGGTACCAACTCGTCTGATATCCATTCAGCTTCGGTACAATGGCTTAAATAA
- a CDS encoding SusC/RagA family TonB-linked outer membrane protein, with protein MFKSLLLKGRTLCLLLCCMVSSLVVTAQTKHTGKVIGADDKLPVVGASVRIKGTNTGAVTDVNGDFTLSLSPGNVLVVSYIGYVSQEVTVRGSEFVTISLQPASSSLNEVVVTGYTTQLKKDISGSVSVVDVADAKKIPTTSSEQLLQGQAAGVTVVNNGAPGAPSNVYIRGIGNFGNTSPLYVVDGAQVSDISLINPNDIESISVLKDAGAAAIYGVAGGSGVVVVTTKKGKAGKTTISYDGWYGDQEPLKGNVWHLMNPEQQSELAFRANDNATEGLYPGGPGVIPTYGYHGSSAAGSFGTAGVTNDSGILQYYKFDASNPGNDFLIQKFATGAGTDWFHSVFTSAPEMQHNITASGGGDKSTFLFSLNYLNQTGTLLNTYEKRYQARMNSNFKVNDHIRFGESGFATYRENQGGYPGSQQQEGGSIAYTYREMPIIPVFDVAGNYGGGYDGPGGEPLGNGSNPYAIAVRNGSNHARFVYVEGNMFAEADIAKYFTLHTNFGGRLYNQYYNDVTYNPYENYESHANPNGIDENEQFNSNYNWTNTIQYKQTIGKHNIQVLAGYEQKYSTGRYFGASNTGLFSLDPAYAQLGDGTVSSAPYSTLQQPVGIESFFGKLDYVYDGKYILGASVRRDGVSLFYPGKQWGTFPSVSLAWHLSQEDFLKGVSWINDLKLRGSYGEAGFYGNTPGGNPYNAFSSGAGSSYYGIGGGLSQTQQGFYNSYIGNPSTTWENDKLTNIGLDASLFNHLDLTVEYYKKESSGLLFQASLPNTVGGATAPVVNIGDVQNKGIDISATYHDRINKDLTFSVGANITTYKNNITKETGLSNFFDSGNNRDNPIVRNQVGHPIGEFFGYIVSGVYQNASQVSSLPGYDGAAPGSFIYKDVDGDGKITPNDRAFMGNPNPNFTYGLNLNLSYKRFDFTAVLYGSQGNKDYNYTEYWTDFYSTFQGGKSLNLYNKAAIVSNGVVTNPGATLSAASFSQALGSSTTSSYYVQDGSFLKCRVLSIGYAFDPLLLKKIGFDKLRVYVQGTNLFTITKYTGLDPELVSSLANNGGAAPLGIDYGAYPGNQKQYILGVNLTF; from the coding sequence ATGTTTAAAAGTTTACTCCTAAAGGGAAGAACATTGTGCCTGCTGTTATGCTGCATGGTTTCTTCATTGGTAGTTACAGCCCAAACAAAACACACAGGTAAAGTTATCGGAGCCGATGACAAATTACCTGTTGTTGGTGCGTCCGTAAGGATAAAAGGCACCAACACTGGCGCAGTAACTGATGTTAACGGTGACTTTACCTTAAGCCTAAGTCCCGGCAATGTACTTGTGGTAAGTTACATTGGTTATGTTTCTCAGGAAGTAACTGTAAGAGGCAGCGAATTTGTTACTATTTCGCTTCAGCCTGCTTCAAGTTCACTAAATGAAGTGGTGGTAACAGGTTACACCACACAGCTTAAAAAGGACATCTCCGGATCAGTTTCCGTAGTAGATGTGGCGGATGCCAAAAAAATACCTACAACCAGTTCCGAGCAATTACTGCAAGGCCAGGCTGCAGGTGTTACCGTTGTAAATAACGGTGCTCCGGGCGCCCCAAGTAACGTTTACATCCGTGGTATTGGTAACTTCGGTAACACCAGCCCTCTGTATGTTGTTGACGGTGCCCAGGTTAGTGATATTTCATTGATCAACCCTAATGACATCGAAAGTATCAGCGTGTTGAAAGATGCGGGCGCAGCAGCCATTTATGGTGTTGCCGGTGGTAGCGGTGTTGTTGTTGTAACAACCAAAAAAGGTAAAGCAGGCAAAACTACTATCAGCTATGATGGCTGGTATGGTGACCAGGAGCCTTTGAAAGGAAACGTTTGGCACCTGATGAACCCTGAACAACAATCAGAACTGGCTTTCAGGGCTAATGACAATGCAACTGAAGGTTTGTATCCGGGTGGCCCGGGTGTTATCCCAACATATGGCTATCATGGTTCATCTGCCGCTGGTTCTTTCGGAACTGCCGGTGTAACCAACGATTCAGGCATTTTACAATACTACAAGTTTGATGCTTCTAACCCAGGCAACGACTTCCTGATCCAGAAATTTGCAACAGGTGCAGGTACCGACTGGTTCCACTCTGTATTTACTTCAGCTCCTGAAATGCAGCACAACATTACTGCAAGCGGCGGTGGCGATAAAAGCACATTCCTGTTTTCTTTAAATTATTTAAATCAAACAGGTACATTATTAAATACTTACGAAAAAAGGTACCAGGCCCGTATGAACTCTAACTTTAAAGTTAATGATCATATACGCTTTGGCGAAAGCGGTTTTGCTACTTACAGGGAAAATCAGGGTGGTTATCCAGGCTCGCAACAACAGGAAGGTGGCTCAATTGCCTATACTTACCGCGAAATGCCTATTATACCAGTATTTGACGTTGCCGGTAATTATGGCGGTGGTTATGACGGTCCGGGTGGTGAGCCACTGGGTAACGGTAGTAACCCATATGCTATTGCTGTTAGAAACGGTAGCAACCATGCAAGGTTTGTGTATGTAGAAGGTAACATGTTTGCTGAAGCTGACATTGCCAAATACTTTACTTTGCATACCAACTTCGGTGGTCGTTTGTACAACCAGTACTATAACGATGTTACTTACAACCCTTACGAAAACTATGAAAGCCACGCTAATCCAAACGGAATAGACGAAAATGAGCAATTCAATAGTAACTATAACTGGACAAACACTATCCAATACAAACAAACTATTGGTAAACACAACATCCAGGTGTTAGCCGGTTACGAGCAAAAATACAGCACCGGCCGTTATTTCGGTGCTTCTAACACCGGTTTGTTTTCACTTGATCCTGCATATGCGCAGTTAGGCGATGGTACTGTTAGTTCAGCGCCTTATAGCACATTGCAACAACCAGTTGGTATCGAATCTTTCTTTGGTAAGTTAGATTATGTATACGATGGTAAATATATCTTAGGCGCTTCTGTTCGTCGTGACGGTGTGTCCTTGTTTTACCCAGGCAAACAATGGGGTACTTTCCCATCAGTTTCACTGGCATGGCATCTTTCTCAGGAAGATTTCCTGAAAGGGGTTAGCTGGATCAATGATCTGAAACTTCGTGGTAGCTACGGTGAAGCCGGGTTCTATGGTAATACTCCGGGTGGTAACCCTTACAATGCATTTAGTTCAGGTGCAGGTTCATCTTATTATGGCATCGGCGGTGGTTTAAGTCAAACCCAGCAAGGTTTCTACAATAGCTATATCGGTAACCCTTCCACTACCTGGGAAAATGATAAGTTAACCAACATCGGTTTGGATGCGTCGTTATTTAATCATTTAGATCTGACCGTTGAATATTACAAAAAAGAAAGTTCCGGCCTGTTATTTCAGGCATCATTGCCCAACACTGTTGGTGGAGCTACTGCCCCTGTTGTTAACATTGGCGACGTTCAGAACAAAGGTATCGACATCTCTGCCACTTATCATGACAGGATCAATAAGGACCTTACCTTTAGTGTAGGCGCCAACATAACTACCTACAAAAACAACATCACCAAAGAAACCGGCTTGTCAAATTTCTTTGACTCTGGTAACAACCGTGATAACCCGATCGTAAGGAACCAGGTTGGCCACCCAATCGGCGAGTTCTTCGGTTACATCGTATCAGGTGTTTACCAAAATGCTTCACAGGTATCAAGCCTGCCTGGTTATGATGGTGCTGCTCCTGGTTCATTCATCTACAAGGATGTTGACGGCGATGGCAAGATCACTCCAAACGACCGTGCTTTTATGGGCAATCCAAACCCTAACTTTACTTACGGTTTAAACCTTAACCTGAGTTACAAAAGGTTTGACTTTACTGCAGTATTATACGGTTCACAAGGTAACAAGGATTATAACTACACAGAGTACTGGACAGATTTCTACAGCACATTCCAGGGTGGTAAAAGCCTTAACCTGTACAACAAAGCGGCAATCGTGTCAAATGGTGTAGTAACCAACCCTGGCGCAACCTTGTCAGCAGCTTCGTTCTCTCAGGCCTTAGGTTCAAGCACAACCAGTTCATACTACGTACAGGATGGTTCATTCCTGAAATGCCGTGTGCTTTCTATCGGTTATGCATTCGATCCTTTGTTACTTAAAAAGATCGGTTTTGATAAACTGCGCGTTTACGTTCAGGGTACCAACTTATTTACAATCACCAAATATACCGGCTTAGATCCTGAATTGGTTTCTTCATTAGCTAATAATGGTGGAGCTGCTCCCCTGGGTATAGATTATGGCGCTTATCCAGGCAACCAGAAACAATATATTTTGGGTGTTAACTTAACATTTTAA